TTTCAACCTTGCCTAAttttcgaaaaccctagggttaggaaaccctagatctcgaaatGTGGAGGCCAAAGGAAAGGGTTTAAAAACCCTTagcaattttaaaaaaaaaaaaaaaacagggttatgaaaccctaatttgcaaaaaATCCATGGCCTAGGGTTTAATTACCATAAACCCCAATTTTGTCAAGTTCAACGAATTGcatcaaatctaattgaaaatAAAAACCATACGCTTTAATACCACTAATGGTATTTATAcataacaaacaatcctatgtatgcatgcaaccctaattgttggatctatgttttctctattagacatacaaacattgaacacaaaaactagaaaccctaagAGGCATGTATGATTATCGAAATTAACATAAAACTAAGGTTTAGATACATAACtttattgttatgtagtaataacaatgatTTCCTTGAATATCTTGAGTTTCAGAACAAGTGCCACaaatgtaacacctctaatggcttacaaacacactAAAGCAAGATGGTGATTATGagaatgagaagagaggaggGAGTTGCTATAAAATTCGGCTCTGCTAGGTTTTCTTAGGATGGCCGAAATCTAAAGGGGtgatgttccttttatagttaagGTTGCTTAGTCCCAAAGCTAGAGTTTtaatgtggaaaccctaatttccagcttAGGGCCCAAGCAGCCTATGGATCTCCCTTCCTTAGGCCAAGGACGAAAATCCTTAGGGCCTCCCTAAGATTTCCGGCCAACCCTTCTTATGGTGATCTAAGAGCCCAAACCACAACTATTAATTAATTGCAAAACATCCCCTAAactttttaattaattcctttaatcctaaaattaattccaaattaatttctaattaaatattaattaaacaacatgatttctaattaatatattattttcataacatatttctAAATCATTTTAAATACCAATTTattatcaaataataaattcaacctcttcCTCAATTAATCAACTTGTCTAGTTGCTAGTGTGAAGGAAACCCatactatcaatttaagtacataccaattatagttatgggcttagacaaccAATCCAACACCATCTCTCATATGCTAGGTGTACTAAACAATCCCATGTATGTGAGGCGTAAGTTGAGTATGCAGGACGTACTCAACCAACtttggactttgacttttgttgaccccGTTGATTGatgacttttgaccaagtttgactttaggtcaaacttgagggttttgatTGGTGATTAAGATTTTATATGGTTCTGATGTTAGTGGATCCGCTAAAGCAAGCAGTGTAGCATGGAGCATATCACAATGTTCACGAGTTTCTTCATTTTAGGTGAGTTTCGCCTCATTGTACCATGGGTCGAAGGTAataatgtcgacccactagttttggttatctatTAGTAGAGGGATGTCTTAGGcactgtatatagtcatgtaggatagactgatgactcttgatctaggctcgtttacatgttccttgtttggttatggttctagagtaggatcacatGTCCGGATGTCTATCTCACATCTGAGTATACATGGTTATAaattccttggattgttgatatttaggatgttgctatgttgtagtgatatgttagatctgtatcctagtatttaggatgttgttatgttgtagtgatctattagatatgTGTTCTAGTATTTAGGacgttgctatgttgtagtgatatgttagatcggtatcctgttatataggatgttgctatgctgtagtgatccgttagatcagtatcctgttatataggatgttgctatgttgtgttgatctgttagatcggtatcctggtatataagatgttgctatgctatagtgCACTGTATGTTTATCTGTACTTGCTAGTTATTATCGAGTGGAGTGCCCTATGGACTGTAtgtggtcatgtaggatagcctgagaactcttgatctaggatttTGTTGTCTGTTCCTTGTttgttgtggctctagagtatgaTCATCtattcgggtggctatctcacctctggttacttatggttacacatttcATAGAGGATAGCAGGTAGCGAAACTGTGTGCAGTGTGAGGACTAGTAGGCGGTAAtgagttgtatgattgttgtttgtctgtattatgtgcctacttgatcctaattgtttatatgtcgacatatggtagttgtgggttgaggcggtcctgctttgtgttgtagccgaagatacccggtgcgggccGACTGTAAGCCATAGGCACGGAGGCTTTGGAAGAGAATTTGGGTtaaggcggtaggccaacaaaccctgggtattctAGCCCAATGGCTGAGTGGACCCGATGTGTGCTTGTATGTTTATCATATGATGTATtttaggggaaactcactaagctttgtgcttactcaGTTGTTTATTGTTTCTGGTATCATCGGTCATCATGGGAAGGTGAAGGTGtaactgtacacattcatcaaCAACAATGAAGATTCCACGCTTTAATATTATTCTGATTTTTTACAAATGTAtttgaaataaatggttttctccATAACGAATTTATAATTGGGATGCTTTACTTAAAtaatgtaacgaccgaaaaatacaacaaattttaaatatttcaaaaacaTCTAAATTCTcataattctttacaaaaaggttttcaatacaaaacatttatcgTATTCCCAAAATCATGACaccacaaaatcatgaggagcggtacgatcgcgccttcgccttgccacgatctcctgaagaacctgaaaaacatgaaaccacaactgtaagcccgaaagcttagtgagatacccccaaaataccagccacaaataccatacacgcataacatgccaaaaCATATctgatcatagaacagccatgctctccgggtctactgtgtgactggtccgccgcaccggccaacagtccacctggtccaccctctgagtcaatccgcatacatcgagtctgcagggtgattggtccgcccgttcccgggccttcaatccacctggtccactctctgagtctacagtatgactggtccgcccgcgtcgggccttcagtctgtctggtccactctccgagccttcggcacgtctggtccgcccctaccgggacttacagcctatccggaccgctcgctgagcctacgggacaaccggaccgccctgggtatcttggcctactgcacacagcaggacccgcctcaacccaactccagtccaaacatccatgcacacatacatacaatcatctaacaattcacagataacaagcagatcaacagatcacataacatgccactatcctaaccaggataccgacctaacaggtcactaacatagcatctccctatctctctggataccaatctcaatcaggtctctagcatataccatcctaactcacaggatgtaACCATGATAAAGCAGCAACAtaaaaacaactacccggatctcaatccgataagggccggccttggtgccttagaccccgttgatatagtgaggataactcacctcgaagctgccgactgaacagataatccaagctactccgatcaccgatacgatctccaccactggtcaaccaccactgcgctgaactcaaaacaacaaacaataattaccaaaatgcccctggacaccattggtcaacccttggacaaagacaaggtcaaagtcaactcctgactgaccctactcgccgagtcaaccctatgactcgccgagttcccatactcagacttcactccatccgcgacctgactcgccgagtcaccccgagactcgccgagtccaacaactcagagtccactcgcacacgactcaccgagtcatcccttgactcatcgattctcgactcgaccagagaatatcggaactcttcgacaagactcgccgagtccaagaatagactcgccgagtctaaagctatcatcaacctactcaccgagttgttcatacaactcgccgagttcaaggctatcttcatctgactcgccgagttgttcttccaactcgtcgagtcccagctcatcttcaagcaactcgtcgagttcacccatgtgactcgccgagtatcaccgatctgaatccattcagaagcattccaggccatgcaaatgacccaaaacatagatctagcctcctacaattcatccatcacgtaaagtggcaatctttacgtgaatccatagagatctaagccatattcactcataactaaggtttgggacttgcaagcttcaccacacactccaacacagggactttcatgctctctgattctcctcttctccagatctgaggtagcaacctcagatctacccctttagacttccatttacatccttaggcaagatcccacaaaccccaaattgaagaaacaacatacaatcaggccAAGAacaagatattacctccaatagACGCCCCCAACTgaaatgaagttgattccaagcaaagccccttgccccaagccttcaattcccacaatttccttcaaagattacttctccaagcttcaatccactcaacaatggagctcctctgcgatttagggtttctagaactcaagagggaagtaaagaggctggggaaggaacataatgttccttatatagggctcaaccccgagaattagggttttctccacccagcgcctactcgccgagtccatctcatcgactcgccgagtcgtctacttaacacgcggtcaagccgcgactctactcgccgagtccatccatggactcgccgagtcgctctttcccaattaacacttttggcccttcaactctactctcgctatttcgggatgttacaaataaaataaaaatttctggttgtgaaaatgggacgttacaccCTAGAGTGAGCTCCTTTTACTTTGATCTTGTATGGGTATTGCTAAATGTTTCTTTGGCCTGAGGACATGCTAACCCGTTTACATGGAGGAGGCTGCTTTGTCTTTTGATAAAGGTTTACGTGGGTCGAttgaggacattgtggtttgtggGGGTCCTTTCTTTTGGGGACATTCAATGGCGACTTGCTTCGTTACTAATTAGGTTTGGTGGTTTGGGGTTGTACTTAGTGGTAGAGGCTTCCTCTTATGCTTTTGTGGCCTCATGAGCTCAATCATGGGTGTTACGAGACCACATCTTATGAGCTCAATTATGGATTCAGATTATGTTTGTGCTTTGGCCTGTCTCCGTGATACGATTCTAGGCTTTGACTTTagcggtttcactaataaggacaccgcCCCTCCAAAAGCCCAACACTCATTGGCGAGTGCCCTTTTTAGTAAATTGTCCAAGACATGGAAGTTCACTTCGACATGACGATCGACATGACGATTAGGCAGAAAGCAAATTTTGAGTGTCTAAGGGCCCTACATGCTCAGGATTTTCTTATGACTATTCCTATTGACGGTCTTGGCCAGCATATGTCATCAGTGGAGTATCGTGTCATCCTCAAGTATCGTCTTATGATCCCTTTATTTTCGGATGATGAGACTTGCCATCTTTGTCACAAGGCATGCTTGGACTCCTTTTGGGAGCATGTAGTTCATTATAGAGAGCTCCCGAGTTTTAAGTACCGACGCGATCTGGTTAGAGATGTTCTTTTCGACATATTTAGGCGTATTAGAGTTTCTGCCAAGAAAGAGGCACCTGTAAACTTTTTGACTGACCCATTGGAAGGAAGATCAACACTTAGATCAACTGATGTTTTAGTATTTGGATGGGTTGGAGGGAAGCATGTATGTGTGGATCTAATAGGAGTTTCCCATCTTGTGGGCTTGGGGAGTGGGGTTTTCATCGTTGGGGCAAGATGCATTATGCAAAGTGGCAAAACATGAGAAAGCGTGCACGAAAAATTAACACACATTTATACTTTTTGCATTTAATACTTTTGGTTTTCTTGCGCCATAAGCTCTGGAGCTCCTCAATAAGGTCTAATGggtcatgcatagtaatgttatgaCCCCAAAATCTATGGATGTTGttttttaaaagaattaattttgtcattcGAAAATGAGTTGTGGTACAGCTTATTGGTCGTTTACCCGCTACGTTTATATAAAACTTTCTTCACTTAATATGTTTTAGTAAAAAACTATATATAAAACTTTCTTCACTTAATATGTTTTAGTAAAAAACTATAGAACCTCTTGAATACTTTAAATTATATTACAACTTACATAGATCCTCTTGAATACTACATACTTAGAAAGGAGATTTTGTATTATTTCCTCTTAAAATATTTCGAAATAGATTCCTCAAGAAAAACCTAGAATTTTGTAGCGTGTCTCTTGTGGGACATGTGTTCTAGATCCTAACATGCCTTTTCAACCAAGTATTCCTTAATATGTACGTCCCTTTATCACATGGCCTTGTTTTCCTTTTCTATTGGCTCCTTTATTATGTGATATCACTTGTCAACTTTCTACGTGTAAATCCAACGACTTATTTCATTTGTCTTATAGTTacttaaataaaaactaaaaaaatgtaGTATAAACTAAAACGGATATTTCATACGTTTTAGACTCCATCTCATATTGTACTAGTTATGTCGAccaaaataaatacatatatcCACAAGTAAAGAACAATGTCATACGTAATTTATATAATAGCTCAACATGGACTTGAATTTCTTTTTCAGTGATTGACGATGAGGATTCCAATTCCATTTACAATGATTGTGTAAAAGTAATGCCTCGCTAGCCCCATTTTTCTGTCTCTAATATGATTTTACACTGTGCATAGTGCATACGCATACAAATTATGATATGTAATTTTGATGTGCATGTCTAGTAAGTGACTACTCATATTTGACGTATGCTCTCTATATGTCGTCTTCTATGATTTGATGCTTTTACTACCGACATATATCTTTAAAATGACGATCTGATAGGGGGCCATGTGTCTATTTTGGTCTTATGCGAGctttataaaaatagaaaaatttaGCCAACAAACAACACTTTTGATTGGGTAGTTGGTATAGTTCCACGTACGTTTCGACATAGATAGTCAGGGATAACAAACGTGTAGATATTTGCTTAATGATAGATAAAAGCCAAGGCTTGTTGGGTACACTTATGTTTCCTATTATTTTTGGAATGTAAATAGAGTTTTGATTTCTATTTGACAACTAAACGAAAAGAGAGATTAATTTGGTTATAAGATTCTTTCTTTTAAAATGTATGATGAAAAATTAAAAAGTAAAACGAGAAACTGTGTTCATTTACGTCAGAAAGTATAATCTCATTAAAATCATGAAGTCAATGTAAACTTTTTCCCGGTATATAGTTTTTTAACTATtgtattgtttgatttttttgaacCACTAAATTGTATTAAGCTAGCAAGAAGttataatgaaaaaaatacaaagaGAAAATAAACTATGGTTAAGTTTTACaaccaatcaacccaattacGCACCTTGATGTTTAGGACTCAAATTCTATAATGGCTCTAGTGATATGTAAAAGATTTCGACCTACTCATGTTTAATTTTTGCATGAAGGCTGAAGCTGGCTAAGTTATGTTCTTATTGTTAGTATGATCATGTTAAAGATTATTGATGTGGGTTAACATCATCCACGTCAATCACACATGTAACCCGAAATGACGATTTGATGGGTGAACAGTGAATGGATGGATTTGGGTTAATATAATGCACGCTGATCACACACGTAATTTGAAATGATGATTTGATGGGTGAACAATGGATGGATGGATTTGGGTTAATATAATGCACGTTGATCACACATGTAATCTGAAATGATGATTTGATGGGTGCACAGTGGATGGATGGATTTGGGTTAATATAATGCACGTTGATCACacatgtaatatgaaatgatgatTTGATTGGTGAATAGTGGATTGATGGATTTGAGTTAATATCATACATGTTGATCACACATATAATTTGAAATGACGATTTGATGTGTGAAGAGTAGATGGGTAATGGAGAAGATGCAAGGGGCTTTATCATGCATGTTAACCACATACTAAAAGGCCCTCGTGTAAGCTTGTGATGCCTCTAAACGGAAGAAGACAAATAGTGTGAAGTTAATGGAGTAAAATTAAAATGAACACTGCAATAAGACATAAACTGGAAAAATGGATCAAATATGGAAAAGTAATCAAGAATTTCCATCGATGATCTAATAATAACTATTCATGCGTATACTTGAGTAAATTTGATGTAAATGGAATCTCCATCGAGACAATATTTGATATCAAAGAGAGACttgatataaacaaaaaaaaatgttaaaattgTCAGAAGTGGGATTTGAACCCACGCCCTCTCTCGAAGACCAGAACTTGAGTCTGGCGCCTTAGACCACTCGGCCATCCTGACTTGATGTCTGAAAAGTGATTATAATTTATTTATCGGATTATTGCGAGGTTTTAAGGACTTCATCAATGGCTTGATGAACAGTGCTTTACTCCATCTGCTACCTTacgtcttcttcttctcttcaccCTCTGCCTCTGCCTTTTCTCCATACAAACAAAAAGCGCGTCCTTGCTCACTACCACCGAAGTCTGATCCGGTGTCCGATTTACGGTTTTGGTTTACGACTGTGGCCTATTTCTACAGGTACAAATAAATATCTCCTTCTTTCTCTTCGTTGTTTCTGTAAATCCTTGGTGTTGTGGGGGATTTGAGTTTGCGATTTATGGTGAAGTGCCGATTTctgatttagggtttttgtttcTTCGTTGTTTGTGTAAACTGTAAAgagctagggtttgggtttgcaaTTTTTAAACACAGTTTTTCAAATGTGGAACGTATGCCAATACCTATAGTCTATAGATAGATACATACATTTGGGTTTGTGATTTTTAGATTAACTCGAAACTTATGTATTATCACAAAACCATGACTTTTACCACTTTTGTATGCGTTTTAGGGTATCAAGACCTCTGACTTCAAAATGTTCCATGATTTTGTAATTTTTATGCAGTATCTGTTTGTATGAATATGATGATGCGTCCGATGAATCCACCTCCATTTCATCCAGTTGCACCTGCACCATGGGTCCCACCAATGCCACCATTGACAAGTGGCTTTTGGAACCCAACAAATGTGCAAAGCTCCCTCAAGGAATTACAAAACACTCTTCATCTTGCAGAAGCAATGTGAGTATAACTTACAAGATAATCATttagttttgattcatgattcCAATAATTATTCTCTGATTCCAACTTCAAGTTATTTAGTTAAGAGTTGTTACAGGGAAAAGGAATTGGAGATGCTTATGGCAATGAAAGACGGAAACTTAGAAGAAACAGAGAATACTGATTCAAATGAAACTATAATTGGAAGATTCCAGAAGTTTCTTGAGAACAacatgatgacattggatactcAAGAGAAAATCTCATTAGAAGCAGCAAATGGATTGATATCAAAACTGAACATTGATCTTCAACCATTTAAGATCATCACTGATGATAAAACACCATGGGAGGAGAAATCTGCAGCTGTGAAATTAGCAAATAAACTCCATAAGCATAAAAGAAACAAACTTTGGAGGAAAAGAAAGAGACAACAAATAGGTGAAATGCTTGCAAAGGTCAGTGATACATCCACCCTcaattttaatttcattttcttttatatttttttttaatcatagTATGAACTTTTTCAGTATGTTTGAGTTTACCtaattttttcatgttttacaaGGAACATGAGCAATTTGAGAAAGCTGATCAAGAAGCTGATGAATGGAGGGCTAAGGAAATTGCAAAAGAAATCGCAAAGCAAAGGGTAATATTGGAATTTGAGACTAATCTTTAACTTAAGACCCAAGTTTTTGCACATAATTTAATTAGTTCAAGTTTGTTCACAGGTGGAGAAGATGAAAGAAATTGCAAAACAAAAAGCTAAAGAGGAGCGAATAAGATTAGAATCAGAGGTGATAAACGGATAATAATCTAAATCTTcaactttttataaaatcattttatcataatcttaaaaattcagattctcatttttttttttttttaaatttcagcTAGAATTAGTGTTGATTGTGGAGAAATTACAAGAATTACGCTCGATCAGGATCCAGAAATTAACAAAGCAAGGTTTGTATTTGTAATAAACATAAAGTTTGTTATTATTTCAGTGTATAATTATTAATTCTTTTTCAGGGCATTTTCTCCCAGAGGAGGATGACAAATTTCTTGAAAGAATTCGTGTTGCAGTTGAGGAAGAGGAGAGGCAAGCAATGGCTGCAGCTGATACAAATACTGCTAAAGATGCAATTACAAATTTTTTAAATTCAGAAGATGATCAAAGTTTTGTTAAAAATGGAGATAAAGTAATTGAAGAAAAAATAAATGAGATTGAAGTAAAAGAAGGAACAAATGCAGTTGTTGATGTAAATAATCATGGTAACGGATATTATGATTATTCAGCAAGTTTACCACTTGAATTTTATCATTATTATCATGGAAGTAGCACTGATATGGGGACGCTAATCGAGGTGAGTTTTGTAAATTTATGATTTGTAATAATTACTACTTGgatttatataattatttatttaattttacttaCAGGTGAGACGAACATGGGATGCATATATACGACATGGAGGAAGgtgagtttaaaaaaaaaatcatagagTTGTAATAAAGTTGTAGATgtgtttattttattaaatattaatttggtttgatttttatttttatttttttgttgcagTCGAATACCAGGTCATTGGGTTGAACCTCCCCCACCAGCTGATGAAGTATGGGCATCATACCTTGTGAAACATTGatgctaatttttttttattttttgggtaaaatatttaaaaattaattttactaATGATATCTTGATTTTGGTCATATAagattttttttactttattatcTTTTTAAAGCTATATTTTAATGTTTAACTGATTCATATGCAACTAGGACCTCTGTGTTATTGAGGAATGAGGATGATGTTTTTGACCAATGTACAATGTTTATGaaaaataatttttgaaattaTAGTAATTTTGCTAATAAATCAGAGTAATTTTGGAAAATATAGTAATTCAAGTGGTAAACTGgctaataaat
The genomic region above belongs to Lactuca sativa cultivar Salinas chromosome 4, Lsat_Salinas_v11, whole genome shotgun sequence and contains:
- the LOC111878556 gene encoding U11/U12 small nuclear ribonucleoprotein 59 kDa protein isoform X1 — translated: MNMMMRPMNPPPFHPVAPAPWVPPMPPLTSGFWNPTNVQSSLKELQNTLHLAEAMEKELEMLMAMKDGNLEETENTDSNETIIGRFQKFLENNMMTLDTQEKISLEAANGLISKLNIDLQPFKIITDDKTPWEEKSAAVKLANKLHKHKRNKLWRKRKRQQIGEMLAKEHEQFEKADQEADEWRAKEIAKEIAKQRVEKMKEIAKQKAKEERIRLESELELVLIVEKLQELRSIRIQKLTKQGHFLPEEDDKFLERIRVAVEEEERQAMAAADTNTAKDAITNFLNSEDDQSFVKNGDKVIEEKINEIEVKEGTNAVVDVNNHGNGYYDYSASLPLEFYHYYHGSSTDMGTLIEVRRTWDAYIRHGGSRIPGHWVEPPPPADEVWASYLVKH
- the LOC111878556 gene encoding U11/U12 small nuclear ribonucleoprotein 59 kDa protein isoform X2 translates to MCKAPSRNYKTLFILQKQFKSCYREKELEMLMAMKDGNLEETENTDSNETIIGRFQKFLENNMMTLDTQEKISLEAANGLISKLNIDLQPFKIITDDKTPWEEKSAAVKLANKLHKHKRNKLWRKRKRQQIGEMLAKEHEQFEKADQEADEWRAKEIAKEIAKQRVEKMKEIAKQKAKEERIRLESELELVLIVEKLQELRSIRIQKLTKQGHFLPEEDDKFLERIRVAVEEEERQAMAAADTNTAKDAITNFLNSEDDQSFVKNGDKVIEEKINEIEVKEGTNAVVDVNNHGNGYYDYSASLPLEFYHYYHGSSTDMGTLIEVRRTWDAYIRHGGSRIPGHWVEPPPPADEVWASYLVKH